One region of Oncorhynchus nerka isolate Pitt River linkage group LG22, Oner_Uvic_2.0, whole genome shotgun sequence genomic DNA includes:
- the LOC115104552 gene encoding thioredoxin domain-containing protein 6-like, which yields MLISMIVVIEVYQRWCGPCKAVQNIFRKLRSEYGDDLLRLAVGEASSLLELSSLKGKCQPVFLFYSGGTLVSIVRGVNGPLLQKTMLELVDQEKKKQELGSKYVPEVHELFLEDNHQARKKPPTTQNADIEIGDHGTYHVVIIKPDAVVGGQVEGIIQKALDAGFSIVAEEERVLDEEQIHAFYKEKAKEPAFVKAMSSGPVHALILSKGDEVGEGESHSLTAIIDPEHAELIQPKKRSKIVQDVDLGMSESSTEVASRQLAYFFPTFDFSLEMHAGSNARIEKTLALIRPSLLREKKDEILKTIHDSGFQIAMQREVTLTEDQAKEFYKEHEGTDFFPCLINHMTSGPVLALALTRDDAIQHWRGLLGPKVLDEAKERFPESLRAQFAIDNVTINQIHGSSTPEEAQRDLNRFFPTEHTLAVIKPDSTQEHKDTIMNQIKEAGFSISQVKETKLTREMAEEFYKDHKGKDFFNNLVDYMSQGPSIMMILSKENAIAEWREMMGPADPEQAMQVKPDSLRAQFAKSILENAVHGSSNVQHAMDNIKFIFGDIPS from the exons ATGCTGATATCCATGATTGTAGTAATAGAAGTCTACCAGAGATGGTGTGGGCCATGCAAGGCTGTGCAGAACATCTTCAGAAAATTGAGGAGTGAATATGGAGATGACCTGTTGCGCTTAGCTGTG GGGGAGGCCAGCAGTTTACTTGAGTTAAGTTCACTTAAAGGGAAATGTCAACCAGTCTTCCTTTTCTACTCT GGTGGTACATTGGTGTCAATAGTAAGAGGAGTCAATGGACCTCTTCTACAAAAAACTATGTTGGAACTGGTGGATCAAGAGAAGAAGAAGCAAGAACTGGGCTCAAAATATGTACCTGAA GTCCACGAGCTTTTCTTAGAGGACAATCATCAAGCAAGAAAAAAGCCTCCGACGACCCAAAATGCCGACATAGAAATTGGCG ATCATGGAACATACCATGTGGTCATCATAAAGCCAGATGCTGTAGTAGGAGGTCAAGTGGAAGGAATCATACAAAAA GCTTTAGATGCTGGTTTTTCAATTGTtgcggaggaggagagggtgttgGATGAAGAGCAAATTCATGCTTTTTATAAGGAGAAAGCCAAAGAG CCAGCGTTTGTGAAGGCCATGTCTAGTGGGCCTGTCCACGCCTTGATTCTGTCTAAGGGAGACGAGGTGGGTGAAGGAGAGTCTCATTCATTGACAGCCATCATAGATCCTGAACACGCTGAGCTCATCCAACCAAAGAAAAG GTCAAAGATTGTACAGGACGTGGATCTGGGCATGTCAGAAAGCAGCACTGAGGTGGCTAGCAGGCAACTGGCATACTTCTTTCCCACCTTTGATTTTTCTTTAGAGATGCATGCTGGATCCAATGCAAGGATTGAAAAGACTCTTGCTCTTATTCGTCCAAGTCTTCTCAGGGAGAAAAAAG ATGAGATCTTGAAGACTATCCATGACTCTGGCTTCCAGATAGCGATGCAGAGGGAGGTAACCCTCACAGAGGaccaggccaaagagttctacAAGGAGCATGAGGGCACTGACTTTTTCCCATGTCTAATTAACCATATGACCAG TGGCCCCGTGTTGGCTTTGGCTTTAACTCGAGATGATGCAATCCAACACTGGAGAGGTTTACTGGGTCCAAAAGTCTTGGATGAGGCCAAAGAAAGATTCCCTGAAAG TCTGCGAGCCCAGTTTGCAATCGACAATGTGACCATCAACCAGATTCATGGCAGCTCTACTCCCGAGGAGGCTCAGAGAGATCTCAACCGCTTTTTCCCCACAGAGCACACACTGGCCGTGATCAAACCTGACTCTACACAAGAACACAAAG ATACCATTATGAATCAAATTAAAGAGGCTGGGTTTAGTATTTCACAAGTGAAAGAAACCAAACTGACACGAGAGATGGCAGAGGAGTTCTACAAAGATCACAAAGGGAAGGACTTCTTTAATAACCTGGTTGACTACATGTCACA AGGGCCATCTATCATGATGATCCTGAGCAAAGAAAACGCTAtcgcagaatggagagagatgatGGGGCCTGCCGATCCTGAACAGGCCATGCAAGTCAAACCCGACTCTCTACGTGCACAGTTTGCCAAAAGCATCTTGGAGAACGCCGTGCACGGCTCGTCCAATGTCCAGCACGCCATGGACAATATCAAGTTCATTTTTGGGGATATACCGTCATAA